A single Cyclopterus lumpus isolate fCycLum1 chromosome 1, fCycLum1.pri, whole genome shotgun sequence DNA region contains:
- the iqce gene encoding IQ domain-containing protein E, protein MFSVKMSLEASDVQTDEDFEELGEESFSFSADILEKIKGRKRSSGKPPPSPRSPYFSSMNVNPRRAAVAAWRLPRASLGDTRGDALGESGSARLTSLSNGHDVSQTLRSEYDVTPELLKQTLSTRKHKHLHSGSNGFTGSTGDPREKEDMYDEIIRLKKSLQAQKSDNQQMKARLRRLEEDNTKRERQIEELLDPTKGSEYTRSLVDKKKDGSVVLNGLKQRILKLEQQCREKENALSKLQSELRTTNLEELTITVETYFDEIQRLRMLLHAAEKSSRVESKCSQRQQKALSSTVHRLSENQKRLQQENAALREELDTDGPAGGIKGYREWSKQRLLRRLLEVEKRLEDGRGHAQSAKRNGRLDREVQATPTEILGFTMATEAAVSVGTNTEEGEELSGLRGRLGQLEKEGAELQERLSSKDDELRQSKTEREETEAESQRWRAELTNERDTERQQHQQELVQLLARIQTLEDRSKPAQAELPSLSATSPEDHEDTRAGAGPEEGGEGDTGSREEEGGGGEEEELKKEREKSALVIQTNWREHRNRDIVQLQSALRAHLLRESQLKDLLRETRNKAVEATNRSDAASSAGGDFDAVALTMVQSAFRGHLARCSRAIESSGFSVPSLMGNNVPTLAARRARSTHTPSTTDQTELRCTAESGGAAGVESDDSDDIIVSPSRPLRSREVFIL, encoded by the exons ATGTTCAGCGTAAAGATGTCTCTGGAGGCGAGTGACGTTCAGACGGATGAAGACTTCGAGGAGCTG GGTGAGGAAagcttctctttctctgccgATATTTTGGAAAAG ATCAAAGGAAGGAAGAGGTCCTCCGGCAAGCCTCCTCCGTCTCCAA GGTCTCCGTACTTCTCCAGCATGAACGTGAACCCCAGGAGAGCAGCAGTGGCGGCCTGGAGGCTGCCGAGGGCCTCCCttggggacaccagaggggacgctCTTGGGGAGAGTGGCTCAGCTCGCCTCACATCGCTCAGCAACGGCCATG ACGTGTCCCAGACCCTGAGGTCAGAGTACGATGTCACGCCGGAGCTTCTCAAACAGACCTTGAGCACcaggaaacacaaacatctCCACTCTGGATCCAATG GCTTCACCGGCAGCACAGGCGAtcccagagagaaggaggacatGTACGATGAGATTATTCGACTCAAGAAG AGTCTCCAGGCCCAGAAGTCTGACAACCAGCAAATGAAAGCCAGGCTCCGCCGCCTGGAGGAAGATAACactaaaagagagagacagatagaagAGCTGTTGGATCCCACCAAA GGATCTGAATATACTCGTAGCTTGGTGGACAAGAAGAAAGACGGCAGTGTG GTTCTCAATGGGCTGAAACAGAGAATCCTGAAGCTGGAGCAGCAGtgtagagagaaagaaaatgcactGAG taAACTGCAAAGCGAGCTGAGGACCACCaacctggaggagctgacgaTCACAGTGGAAACCTACTTTGACGAG ATCCAGAGGCTGAGGATGCTTCTACACGCTGCCGAGAAAAG TAGCCGAGTGGAGAGCAAATGCTCCCAGAGGCAGCAGAAAGCTTTAAGCTCCACGGTTCACCGTCTGTCTGAGAACCAGAAGCGGCTCCAGCAGGAGAACGCGGCGCTCCGAGAGGAGCTCGACACCGACGGTCCTGCAGGAGGAATCAAAG gTTACAGAGAGTGGAGTAAACAGAGGCTGTTGAGGAGGCTGTTGGAagtggagaag AGGCTGGAGGACGGCAGAGGACACGCCCAGTCGGCAAAGCGCAACGGGCGTTTGGATCGGGAGGTCCAGGCCACGCCCACAGAGATTCTGGGgttcaccatggcaacagaggCAGCGGTCTCCGTGGGAACAAACACcgaggaaggggaggagctcTCTGGTCTGAGAGGACGCCTCGGCCAATTGGAGaaggagggggcggagcttcaagAGAGGCTGTCAAGTAAAGA TGATGAACTGAGACAGtccaagacagagagagaagagacggAGGCGGAGTCACAGCGATGGAGAGCCGAGCTGACAAATGAGCGGGACACAGAGAGGCAGCAGCATCA aCAGGAGTTGGTTCAGTTGTTGGCGAGGATCCAAACCCTGGAAGACCGAAGTAAACCTGCACAAGCTgagctcccctctctctccgccACATCGCCAGAGGACCACGAGGACACTCGAGCCGGAGCAGGTCCGGAGGAGGGAGGCGAGGGGGACACTggaagtagagaggaggagggaggaggaggagaagaagaagagctgaagaaagaaagggagaaatcAGCGTTGGTTATCCAGACAAACTGGAGGGAGCACAGGAACAGG GACATTGTGCAGTTGCAGTCAGCCTTGAGAGCTCATCTCCTCCGAGAGTCACAGCTGAAGGATCTGCTGAGAGAAACACGGAATAAG GCCGTAGAGGCGACAAACCGCAGTGATGCCGCATCGTCCGCAGGAGGAGACTTTGACGCGGTTGCCTTGACGATGGTACAGTCTGCGTTCAGGGGACACCTGGCTCGCTGTAGCCGCGCAATAGAGAG ctcgGGGTTCTCCGTGCCTTCTCTAATGGGAAACAACGTGCCCACGCTGGCAGCGCGAAGAGCTCGctcgacacacacaccaagcacAACAG ACCAAACGGAGCTGCGTTGCACGGCCGAGTCGGGTGGAGCAGCCGGGGTGGAGTCTGACGACTCTGACGACATCATCGTATCGCCGTCACGCCCTCTGAGAAGCAGAGAAGTCTTCATCTTGTAG